From Streptomyces sp. CMB-StM0423, a single genomic window includes:
- a CDS encoding YceD family protein: MRRVHESRKALKAHPDHRAPLVFDTRDLGRRPGTLKRLSRTVPAPKDLGNEVVGVPEGDPVELELRLESVMEGVLVTGTARARATGECVRCLEPLGQELRVDIQELYSYPETDARGRVARGGGSGADAEEADAEEGTLYLEDDMFDLEPELRDAVVLALPLQPVCREDCPGLCPDCGARLADDPDHRHDVVDARWAALQGLAETVSDGEKNDTSGADDGAGEKQEK, from the coding sequence ATGCGCAGGGTGCACGAAAGCAGGAAAGCCCTGAAAGCCCATCCGGACCACCGCGCCCCTCTCGTGTTCGACACACGGGACCTGGGCCGCCGTCCCGGTACGCTCAAGCGGCTCTCCCGCACCGTGCCGGCGCCCAAGGACCTCGGCAACGAGGTGGTGGGCGTACCGGAGGGCGACCCCGTCGAGCTGGAGCTGCGGCTCGAGTCGGTGATGGAGGGCGTGCTCGTCACGGGCACCGCCCGGGCACGGGCGACGGGCGAGTGCGTAAGGTGTCTGGAGCCGCTCGGGCAGGAGCTCCGAGTGGACATCCAGGAGTTGTACTCCTACCCGGAGACCGACGCCAGGGGCCGAGTGGCCCGCGGTGGCGGCTCCGGCGCGGACGCCGAGGAGGCGGACGCGGAGGAGGGGACGCTGTACCTCGAGGACGACATGTTCGACCTCGAACCGGAGCTGCGCGACGCGGTGGTGCTGGCACTGCCGCTGCAGCCCGTGTGCCGGGAGGACTGCCCGGGCCTGTGCCCCGATTGCGGGGCACGGCTCGCGGACGACCCGGACCACCGGCACGACGTCGTCGACGCCCGGTGGGCGGCGTTGCAGGGACTCGCCGAGACCGTCTCGGACGGCGAGAAGAACGATACGAGCGGCGCTGACGACGGCGCCGGCGAGAAGCAGGAGAAGTAG